The Microtus pennsylvanicus isolate mMicPen1 chromosome 5, mMicPen1.hap1, whole genome shotgun sequence DNA segment TCTTTGTGGTTCTCCTCATCTATACAGATCACCTGGCATTCCAAGTCTTCACCAGCTGACACAGGTTCATTACCTTCATTTTTTCCCTCGTTTGAAGTATCATGTGTCAAATCAATAAAAGCATCTATAGTATCAGGCTGTAAAGAACCACCAATTATCTGTGAATCTTGATCTAAGTTGGTTCCAGAACATTCCAAGTGGTCAATATTTAAAACTGTTACTTCCATGAGATCCCCCAAGTTTTTAGTCTCAGTGGCTGGATCTTTTGTTAGGTCTATGTGTATATTAGGAAGATGATCATCAACAGAGCGTGGGATTTTTTCCACTGAAGGCAATCCTTGAAGGTTCTCAGAAACTTTTGGTTCCCATACTTGATGCAACTTGAAACAATCATCAACTCCTTGATCACAATGCTCTACCTTACTTGAGGCATCTTTAAGAAATTCATATATATCTGGAACCTGTGTTTGTACAATAGAGTTTGGCTCTTCATGAGTTGGTTTGCTATTATCAACATTTCCGTCAGAATTTTCCAAGTCCTCAACAGACTTAAGAACTGTATTCTGAAGTGGAGTGGGTTCTTTCTCTGGTGCCGCATCAGCGTCTTTTTCAGTTCTAGGCAAAAATGTCAATGACTCCTCAGGTTCCACGCCATGTTTAAGGCTAGGGGAAGTAGATGGTGCTGCTCGCCGTATTTTCACAATGAAATGATCATTGGACTTTTCCATTATGACGGCATGCATAGGCAAATTAGGGTGGTACTGAAAGCCTGGAGCAACAGACCGGCTTGTCCATGATGAACAGCTTGACTTACTGCTTGAGTTATCAGACTCCAGAGCGAGATGAATGTCCTGTTCAGATGCATCATCTTCCTCAAGCAAAGCATCTTCACTAAAATGTGCACTGAGAACTTCTTCAGGGGTTGAAGTTGACGAAACTTCAGGCtttaagaaactcaaatggccatCTGACTTCAGAGGTGACGGTACTGTTAAAGAGACCGCAAGATCTTCTAAGAGTATGGAAGAAATGCAGGGCTTACTCTTTTCTGAGCTGTACACATTATCTTTGCTTAAAGGAAGGTTAGAAGATACCTCAAACATACAATTTTCATCAAGTACATCAGGATGAACCGGCAGTGAAAGTCCTGAAGATAGAGACGGGCCCTTTTCAGATGACAATAAAGACCAATTATCATCGCTGACCATTTTTGGGCATGGAGACACCCCCTCTGAAACGAGCTCTCCTGTTGTACAAGCTGGTGCAGAGTCACACTTGAGAGTCTCTAGCAACTGTTTCTCTGGAGTCTTTAATTCCCACTCTGTCTTTTCAGTGCCATTAACACTGCTGTCTAACAGATCAGAACCTTGTagcaaacttttaaatatttcaccCATCTGTGCATCACTCACTAAGTTAAAAGTAAGGCTGGATGCCTGCTGCTCAGTAAGGATCTCAAAGCTCCGCTCAGGCTTAGCACCTGCATGCTGTAACACATGGGCCTCTTCCACGgtatttccttcattctttcctggCTTGGGGGTGCTTGGGCAGTTCCCTTCCAGAAACTGTTCTTTACATTCAGAGTTCACTGTACTACCTGGACAAGTGCTAACAGTTCTTTTGACACCATGCTTTACTGTGCTACTACTGGTGCTGCTTTGGTCTTCATgtttttcttcaaacttttcacaTCCCAGTGAGGATTTAAAATTCATGGTATTTTCTGACGTTTGCActttttctctctgtgcttcctTGGTGTTGTTCACAATCCCCTTCTGACAACTTGAATGTTGGGttctctctttgtatttttttccaagtTTTCCTTCACTATTGTCACTTCCAAAGTTTACAGAATCACAAAactttattaagatttttttaagctTTTCAAACAAATAATCAAGTTGTTCATCTACAAATTTCCACAATTTCCTTTTCATATCTGGTTGCTGCTGTTCAAATAAGCGGTCAACTATGCCATTCTTCTTCACTTGCTTAAGGTTAGATTCTATAACTTCACAAAGATTCTTCTGTAAAGTGCTTACTGACTTACAGATATTAGACAAGTCAAGGTATTTAATTAGTGATGTGAAACTCAAAATTGCTGATTCAATAATTCTATGAAACTGTCTCAATGAAAATTTCATCTTGAATTTCATGTAACTTTTCCTTACATGTTTTCCTAGCATCCGTAACATGTGCATAACCTCCCACAAAGAAGAGGGTGCAAGAATAAGTGGAAGAATTTTTTCCAAGCTGGAGACGCTCACTGCTTTACTTTTCCTTTCAGTGCCCGAGGACCTAGATTCATTTGGTCTCTTACTAGATGTGAAACTGTCCTGAGGGAGTTTTACAACAGTCCGCTTGTGGTCCTTAGGCACATGCGCAGTGCTCCTCCTGTTTCCTGGGCTGCTCTTCCCCGCCGGCACCTCAGCAGAAGCTCTAGGTCCTGCGCTTGTTTCCAGGTGTTTCTGAGCTACTGACTTTTCATCATCACTTCTAATTTCCCCGTCTTCTAATTGATCTAAAGACAAATTCTTACAAGAGCCTGCTTCTGAACATTTGTCAAATTTGGGAactggttttttattttctttatttagctCAGACTGATTCTTGAAGGTAGAATGAGTTGAATTGGATAGAATCTCATCTGTGGAGAAGAATATATTAAAATCACATGACCACCGAGTCTTAAGTCATTAGACATTTTCATCTTAAACactacaaaatattattttaataacctTTCCCCATTAAAGGCAAAATGTTAAATCTTAATAAACATTTCCACtggcctttctttttgttttttaaaacagtatttctttgtgaaacaatcctggctgtcctggaactcactctgtagaccaggctggcctcaaactcagagatccacctgcctctgcttcctgagtactaggattaaagttgtgaaccatcaccaccttgACTCAGACATTATTTCTTGtcttacaaagaactcaaaaggtGCTGGTGACTTGGTAGAGCATTTGCTAGCATGCACTGAagtcctggatttgattcccagcactgggaaaaatAAAAGTCCCAGAAGGTCAGTTAACTGACAAGTCTATCATTTGggtaattttaatttcattttatcagTATCACTTCCCCTATGCTATTTGATGATGCCTTCTGAACAACAAAAGTATAGCTGAAATCTACTCAAAGTTCTGGGCCTAATATACAACTACAAAATAACAgaatcatgtatgtatgtatgtatgtgtgaagtaAAGAAACAATTTGTCCAATTACTcccctttttaataaaaacagtaaaactgAGCATGGCAGCATACACCTACAATTTTAATAGCCAGGaagataaggcaggaggatcaccagttcagggccagccttggctatacagaaaaaacttgcctaaaaacaacaacaaaaaaaacaaacaggtggtATAGAAACAACTTGGTGAATAAGGTGCTTGCCACTTGAACATGAGGACTGGattttggctcccagcaccacaTCAAAACTTTATAGGTATGGtagcacacctgcaatcccagtgcctgggaggcagagacagagatctCTGGCAATTCACTTAGCTAGACTAGCCAAAtttgtgagctctgggttcaagaaGATACAGTAAAAGtagagtgattgagaaagacgtCCCACATCAACCTCTGGTGTCTAGACTAGTGTATACaaacatgaacatgtacacacttGGACACTACCttcatacactcatacacaagAAAACCTGTAAGCACTGCAGAGATGGGATAGAGCTCAGCAGGAGGGCATGTCTAGCACAAGAGGCccgggctcaattcccagcagcagAGGGGGAAAGAATTAAGAATTGTCTAAATTATGGGgccggagaaatggctcagtggttaagagcaccagctgcttttCCACTTAAGACCTGagtgttccagaggacctgagttcaattcccagcaaccacatggtagctcataaatATCTATGAGATCAAATGGCCTTTTCTGTCATACGAATAGAGcagtcatatacatacatacatacatatatatatatataaaatacatgttttttaaaaaagaaattgtctaAATTCTATCTGGAAAATGGAGTCATCCATCAGGCTATTTGTAATTGATACCCACGGCAAAGGGAAATTCTTAATGAACTAAAACTTGTTATCAACCAAACTCCAAGACAGGGACCACGCCAAGGAATAGGtggtttggtttcttttgtgTGGAGGGACTTTTTGGTTCATTTGCTttgtgaatgttttgttttgtttttcaacacaggatttctatgtagctttggggcctgtcttagaactcactctgtaggccgactggccttgaactcagagatccacctgcctctgcctcctgagtgctgggattgaaggtgtgcaccaccactgcctggctatgatttttttaatttactggttttatttattatttttgattttttttttttttttgcaattttgtgaagtttttttttttggaaagaaaaaatataaagtcgGGTGGGTGAAGTGAGGAAGATCTGAGGACTTGGGGCAGGGGAAACAGGATCAAAATATTGTGCCTAAAAAATGAagttgttgggctggagagatggctcagaggttaagagcactggctgctcttccaaggtcctgagttcgattctcagcaaccacatggtggctcacaaccatctgtaatgagatctggtgccttcttctggcatgcaggcatacacgcagacagaatattgtatgcatactaaaataagtcttaaaaatattttttaaaaaatgaaattgttaAATATACATTAAAGGTTCAGTATacacttctatttttaatttacttatgctgtcatctttctagcccctcaTAGTTAATTTggttctttttcaatttttaactttacttattttttagtATGACTGTCTGTATGTGTCCCTCAGAAGGCATAagaggtgttagatcccctgggactagagtaaCCGATGcatgtgagccactatgtgggggctgggacttgaacccaggtcctctgcaagaacagccattgtttttaactgctgagccatctctccagccctttaattaatatttgaataacatcactgttttttgttgttgttatcagaaaagatggctcaggagctggagaggtggctcagtggttaaggtaaCTTAATGTTCTTGAAGACGACCAGGATTTATTTCTTAGCACCCGTGTGACAATTCATAGCTGcctctaacttcagttccaggagatccagttccctcttctggcccccacaggcatCAGGTGCACActtggtgcacatacacacatgcaggcatttatacatacacagaaatctAAAAATTGGGGGAGACTAAGATGAAGGTGCTCGCCACAAAAGCTTGGTGGTCTTAGTTCAATCCCTAGATAGACCCCATGTAAAGGTACATTGGAGTACCAACTCATGATTGCCCTCCGATCTCCACAACATTCCTTGGTACACACAAACCCCTTATACATACACGCAACCACACAATATAAATGGATAGTTTTGTAAATCCCCAAAGGACCTATTTTTTTATACTGTTTACACTGTGACACAAGGACAACTTATAGACGATTATGTAATATAAACAATTACCTTTACGACTGTTATCATACTGTGGAATCACACAAGGGCTCTCCATGCTAAGAACTTTAGCTACAGGTCTCACTGGACTATTCAAAGGGCTGATAGCTTCTGGAATAGGTCTCAGATGATTAAAGTCAATGCTTAAAACTGAGTTATCATCATCTTGATACACTGAGTTTGATTCTCCAGTTTCTATTTTGTGGTCAATCAACTCAGTCTTCTGTGGTGAAGGTACAAAAGTCTCTTTAGGTAAACAAGGATCCAAAGGACAAGATTTATTCTCAACGACAGGTACATCGTCAAGAGAAGATTCAAGTTTAGGATTACTGTCTCCCAAACAGTCTACTAGTGAAATGCCAGGTTCTTCAGCCAAAGGTTGCAGAAGGCTCTTACTGGCTACAGCTGCTTTTACACCTTCAGAAACATCACAAGAATTCAAGACATTATGTCCCATGGTGTCCAATTCTCGGCCTAAATCTTCAGAAGCATGTCCTGGTAATGCATCCATTACCACAGAAGCTGCAGCCCTTGCGTCACCACGCGAATCTTCCACTTCCACTGATGGAAgcaagggttttgtttgttctattTCTGCAGGTGCTGGGAAGGAAACTTCCTTGCCACACACAAGCATTTCCTGAGGCACAGTATTCTCAACAGATTGAACCAacaatcttttttcttccttcgtGCTGTTTTCTGCAGTGTTGATCCCGAATCGAGATGTCACTGGAAGAGCCT contains these protein-coding regions:
- the Casp8ap2 gene encoding CASP8-associated protein 2 — translated: MAADDDNGDGTGLFDVCPASPLKNNDEGSLDIYAGLDSTVSDSTARSCVSFRNCLDLYEEILTEEGTAKEATYNDLQIEYGKCQQQMKELMRRFKEIQTQNLNLKNENQSLKKNISALIKTARVEINRKDEEINHLHQRLSEFPHFRNNHKTARTKDSRSRSPHLDDCSKTDHRVKTDVHKDAHPNTSQPNLEEDGKSHPEAQNPLHLPTGIEKHCTNNVWSRSHYQGSEGNSNEDNRRGKNGIRHSHCSRGTDRPQKEKDLNNSCSDGERRDKETNSRLQGNPEKRGSSEAKSESKSSESKSSTGLGYKSERSTSCWEKEPSRERPHSRVESQNDKNLERQNERLQSTHRKELQSQDKAERKGDVKFKPAGEDQGHRGRLERAFPPHSKNDMKYGFSKYHPEERRGREDCKRDRGMSSHGFQDRRYSSSLSSNRNSKYPHSKEISVPHQWENTPFKAERHRTEDRRKRERENKEESRHVKSDKKSPTEYSQRTNKETKKSTADVKRQTEPRPGKGEGSKGTGSKGCTVKVENGPNDVKSKDLKLSFMEKLNLTLSPAKKHPVCQDNQHQVTGVPKPSVPCDSQSSEKTAAVVCLPSVSALSPEESKLELAEPKEALPVTSRFGINTAENSTKEEKRLLVQSVENTVPQEMLVCGKEVSFPAPAEIEQTKPLLPSVEVEDSRGDARAAASVVMDALPGHASEDLGRELDTMGHNVLNSCDVSEGVKAAVASKSLLQPLAEEPGISLVDCLGDSNPKLESSLDDVPVVENKSCPLDPCLPKETFVPSPQKTELIDHKIETGESNSVYQDDDNSVLSIDFNHLRPIPEAISPLNSPVRPVAKVLSMESPCVIPQYDNSRKDEILSNSTHSTFKNQSELNKENKKPVPKFDKCSEAGSCKNLSLDQLEDGEIRSDDEKSVAQKHLETSAGPRASAEVPAGKSSPGNRRSTAHVPKDHKRTVVKLPQDSFTSSKRPNESRSSGTERKSKAVSVSSLEKILPLILAPSSLWEVMHMLRMLGKHVRKSYMKFKMKFSLRQFHRIIESAILSFTSLIKYLDLSNICKSVSTLQKNLCEVIESNLKQVKKNGIVDRLFEQQQPDMKRKLWKFVDEQLDYLFEKLKKILIKFCDSVNFGSDNSEGKLGKKYKERTQHSSCQKGIVNNTKEAQREKVQTSENTMNFKSSLGCEKFEEKHEDQSSTSSSTVKHGVKRTVSTCPGSTVNSECKEQFLEGNCPSTPKPGKNEGNTVEEAHVLQHAGAKPERSFEILTEQQASSLTFNLVSDAQMGEIFKSLLQGSDLLDSSVNGTEKTEWELKTPEKQLLETLKCDSAPACTTGELVSEGVSPCPKMVSDDNWSLLSSEKGPSLSSGLSLPVHPDVLDENCMFEVSSNLPLSKDNVYSSEKSKPCISSILLEDLAVSLTVPSPLKSDGHLSFLKPEVSSTSTPEEVLSAHFSEDALLEEDDASEQDIHLALESDNSSSKSSCSSWTSRSVAPGFQYHPNLPMHAVIMEKSNDHFIVKIRRAAPSTSPSLKHGVEPEESLTFLPRTEKDADAAPEKEPTPLQNTVLKSVEDLENSDGNVDNSKPTHEEPNSIVQTQVPDIYEFLKDASSKVEHCDQGVDDCFKLHQVWEPKVSENLQGLPSVEKIPRSVDDHLPNIHIDLTKDPATETKNLGDLMEVTVLNIDHLECSGTNLDQDSQIIGGSLQPDTIDAFIDLTHDTSNEGKNEGNEPVSAGEDLECQVICIDEENHKEAKMGRASSPVECFVEETCIDLTPESPGSCEIKRLPLKPEPPLNLDCVELPGTLGNVHKKRKNSPGLNHSSQKKQRREIDLTSNEKTKRLPQDCDGNGDAHRKQASKKREPAVDDTTPLSSEASPGAKASATALATFPASLSAKNVIKKKGEIIVSWTRNDDREILLECQKRMPSLKTFTYLAVKLNKNPNQVSERFQQLKKLFEKSKCR